CCATCGCGCTGCGCAAGTCCTTGATCAGCTGCCGGCGCGCCTGGGCGCGCTCCTGCATCACATGCGAGAAATAGGTGTAGCGGTTGCGGCCCTGCTGCTTGGCCACGTACATCGCCTGGTCGGCATGCTTGATCAGGCTTTCCATGTCGGCGGCGTCGCGCGGGTAATGCGTGATCCCGATGCTCGCCGACAGGTGCAGGGTCTCGTCGCCCATGGTGAAGGGACGGGCCATGGCCTGGATGATGGATTGCGCGGTGCGGTCGACCGCGAAGGCCTCGTCATCCCGATGGTTGCGGCGTGATGCCAGCAGCACCGTGAATTCGTCGCCGCCGAGGCGCGCCACGGTGTCGCCGTCGCGCGTGCAGTCGAGCAGGCGCTGGGCCGCTTCGCGCAGGATCTCGTCGCCGGCCGAGTGGCCCAGGGTTTCGTTGACGTCCTTGAAGCGGTCGAGGTCGATCACCAGCAGGGTGAAGCGGCCGTCTTCGCGGTCGGCGCGGTGGATGGCCTGGGCCACGCGCTCCATGAACATCTGGCGGTTCGGCAAGCCCGTCAGGGTATCGTAGTTGCCCTGGCGCCAGGCCAGCTCTTCGGCGCGCTTGGTCTCGGTGATGTCGGTGCCGATCTCGATGTAGTTGCGCACCCGCCTGTCCGGGCCGTAGGCGGCGGTGATGGTGCGGTACTCGGCGATGACGTGGCCGTCCTTGTGGCGGCTCCACAGCTCGCCCTGCCATTGGCCGGTGGCGTGCAACCGCTCCCACAGGCGCGCGTCGAAGTCGATGTCGTCCAGGCCGGCGTTGTACACGCGCGGGGCCTTGCCGGCGATGTCGTCCAGGGTAAAGCCGCGCATCGCGGTGAAGGCCGGGTTCACGGTCTCGATGCGGCCCTCGGCATCGAGCACGGCGATCGCTTCGTGGCTGTTCTGGAACAGCAGGGAACCGAGTTCCAGCCGGTGCCGGTTGCGCACGAGTTCAGTGACGTCGTGCACGACGCCCATCAGCAGGCGGCAGGCGCCGTCCGCGTCGATCACGGGCGAGACGGTGACATCGCCCGTCCTGGTGCCGATCGGGTAGGTCGAGACCTCCTGCCAGCGCACCACCTGGCGGGTGGCGATGGCCTCACGGTATTTCGACTTCACCAGCGCCAGCGAGGCGGGCGGGATGATCTCGTCGACTTCCTTGCCCACCACCGCGGAAACAGGCAGGCCGGTGGCGAGGGTGAAGCGCTCGTTGACCGCGGAAAAGCGGTAACGGTCGCCGTCCAGCACCTCGAGAAAGAAGATGACGTCGGCGACGTGCTCGAACAGGTAGGTCAGGTAATGCAGCGGCACCGGCGGCGCATCGGCAGCCAGGTAGCGCGAGACCTGGCTCGACGCAGGGGGCGAATCCGCTGGAACCGGCGGGCCGCCGGACGGGTTTGCCATCGCTGTCTGTCTCCCTCCACATGGTTGAAGGAAGTGTAGCGCAGATCACGCATGGCCCGGCGCAGGGTTCTGATGCACCGGGCCGGTGCGTTCGCCCCCGTCAGCGGCTTACTCCTGGCGCAGCCAGACCTGCGAGCGGCCGAACATCGGCACGCCGATATAGCCGCGCACCTCGACCTTCTTGCCGCCTTCGCGCACCATCAGCTTGCTCTTGTAGACCTTGCCGTTCTTCGGATCGAGGATCTCGCCGCCGGTGTACTCGTCGCCGGTCTTCTTCAGGCCGGAGACGATGGTCATGCCGACGATCGGCTGGTCCTTGCGCGCATCGGTGCACAGCACGCATTTCGGATTCTGCTCTTCATCCGCCGTGCGGAACAGCTTCTCGATCTTGCCCTGCAGCTCGCCGTGGTTATCGGTGATGCGGATCAGCGCGGTCGGCTTGCCCGAGCTGTCGTCGATGGTCTTCCACAGCCCGACCGGCGAACCGTCCTGCGCCCATGCGAGCGGGGCGGCAAGAACGGCGGCAATCAGTGAAGCCTTGATGAGGGTGCGCATGGTGTCTCCGGTGTTGTTGGAATAGTGATAGGCAGCTGGAGTGTAGCAAACAGTACGGTCGTTCGGTAAACAGCCTGACGGAAATTCTTGCAGATGACATTTGTCACCTGAAACTGATGGCAGCCGCGCCTGTCGCGGCAGGCGCCGTTTCCCGATACTGGCGGCATACCAACCAACGACAAGGGAAGAAAAATGAAAACGACCATCCTGGCTTCGCTGCTTCTGTCCGCCGGCCTGGCCAGTTCCGCCGCCGTCGCCGGCACCACCCTAGTGCAGGACGTACGCATGTTCGACGGCAAGAGCGCGCACGAGCACCGCTCGGTGCTGGTGCGCGACGGCCTCATCGTGGACGCCGACTACCGTGGCGCGCTGCCCTCCGGCGCCCGCGTGGTGGACGGCAAGGGCCGCACCCTGCTGCCGGGCCTGATCGACGCCCACGTCCACACCTGGCAGCACTTCGAGCTGCCGCTGGTATTCGGCGTGACCACGCAGGTCGACATGTTCACCGGCGTGCCGGTCATGCAGCGGATCAGGAAGGCGATGGCGGAAGGCCGCAACCAGGGGGAGGCCGACGTGTTCTCGGCAGGCACCCTGGTCACCGCGCCGGGCGGCCATGGCACCGAGTACCCGGTGCCGATCCCGACGCTGGAAAACGGCGGCGACGCCCAGGCCTTCGTCGACGCCCGCATCGCCGAGGGCTCGCACTTCATCAAGGTCGTGATGGAAGACGGCTTCGGCGACCACCACTTCAACAGCCTCGACCTTCCCACCGTGAAAGCCGTGATCGGCGCCGCCCACAAGCGCGGCAAGCTGGCCGTGGTCCATATCAGCACCCTGGACAATGCGCGCGCCGCGCTGGAGGCCGGGGCCGACGGCCTGGCCCACCTGTTCGTCGCTGCGAAGCTGTCGCAGGAACAGGCGGACAGCCTGGCGCGGCTGGCCCAGGCCAGGGGCGCCTTCGTGGTGCCGACCTTCTCGGTCCTGGAAAGCATCGCCGGCGTGAAGCCGCGCGACCTGCTCGACGATCCGCAGGTGGCGGACCTGCTCGACCGCGAAGAGCGCGGCGCCCTGCAGACCGGCTACGGCCCGGCGCCGCGTCCCGCCATCCTGGCCGCGCCGAAGATGGTGACGGCGGCGCTGCGCCGCGCCGGCGTGCCCATCCTGGCCGGTACCGATGCCGGCAATGCGGGCACCCAGTACGGCGCCAGCCTGCACCACGAGCTGGCGGCGCTGGTCGACGCCGGCCTGAGCCCGCGCGAAGCGCTGGTGGCGGCCACCAGCGCGCCGGCGCGCGCCTTCGGCCTGGGCAAGCGCGGCCGGATCGCCGCCGGCTACAAGGCCGACCTGGTGCTGGTCGAGGGCAATCCGCTGCAGGACATCGGCGCGACCCGCCGCATCGTCGAGGTGTGGAAGGACGGCGAGAGCACGGCACCGATCCGCGAAGCCCAGCGCCGCCACGTGGCGCAGGAGAACGCCGCGAAGGGCACGCAGCCGCTCGCGCTGCCGCCCGATGGCAGGATCACCCTGCTGAAGGACGGCAAGCTGGCCAGCCCCTTCGGCACCGGCTGGTTCCCGTCCACCGACAAGTTCGCCGGCGGCGTCTCGACCGTCAGCCTGGATGCGCAGGCGGCCGGCGAAGGCGGCGCGGCGGTGGCCATCGACGCCCACGTCAAGCCCGGCTTCGCCTATCCCTGGGCCGGCGCGGCCTTCATGCCCGGCGA
This window of the Massilia sp. WG5 genome carries:
- a CDS encoding bifunctional diguanylate cyclase/phosphodiesterase; its protein translation is MANPSGGPPVPADSPPASSQVSRYLAADAPPVPLHYLTYLFEHVADVIFFLEVLDGDRYRFSAVNERFTLATGLPVSAVVGKEVDEIIPPASLALVKSKYREAIATRQVVRWQEVSTYPIGTRTGDVTVSPVIDADGACRLLMGVVHDVTELVRNRHRLELGSLLFQNSHEAIAVLDAEGRIETVNPAFTAMRGFTLDDIAGKAPRVYNAGLDDIDFDARLWERLHATGQWQGELWSRHKDGHVIAEYRTITAAYGPDRRVRNYIEIGTDITETKRAEELAWRQGNYDTLTGLPNRQMFMERVAQAIHRADREDGRFTLLVIDLDRFKDVNETLGHSAGDEILREAAQRLLDCTRDGDTVARLGGDEFTVLLASRRNHRDDEAFAVDRTAQSIIQAMARPFTMGDETLHLSASIGITHYPRDAADMESLIKHADQAMYVAKQQGRNRYTYFSHVMQERAQARRQLIKDLRSAMDEHSLDVHYQPIVDLDTGALKKAESLVRWTHSQRGMIGPAEFIPLCEENGLIVELGEQIFETVVRDVVAWKQQHGAILQVGINVSPVQLLAGREACERCFQMASNARLPAHTLVVEVTEGMLLDNNPLVAQQLRQIAEHGMDLALDDFGTGYSSLSYLKKFRFQFLKIDRSFVMHLEAGTTDYALCETIVTMAHKLGMKVIAEGIETPEQLELLKQAGCDYGQGYLFSKAVPGTTIGAWLAGGTMPWLRADFAARAFRRAPRELS
- a CDS encoding DUF2147 domain-containing protein → MRTLIKASLIAAVLAAPLAWAQDGSPVGLWKTIDDSSGKPTALIRITDNHGELQGKIEKLFRTADEEQNPKCVLCTDARKDQPIVGMTIVSGLKKTGDEYTGGEILDPKNGKVYKSKLMVREGGKKVEVRGYIGVPMFGRSQVWLRQE
- a CDS encoding CIA30 family protein, which codes for MKTTILASLLLSAGLASSAAVAGTTLVQDVRMFDGKSAHEHRSVLVRDGLIVDADYRGALPSGARVVDGKGRTLLPGLIDAHVHTWQHFELPLVFGVTTQVDMFTGVPVMQRIRKAMAEGRNQGEADVFSAGTLVTAPGGHGTEYPVPIPTLENGGDAQAFVDARIAEGSHFIKVVMEDGFGDHHFNSLDLPTVKAVIGAAHKRGKLAVVHISTLDNARAALEAGADGLAHLFVAAKLSQEQADSLARLAQARGAFVVPTFSVLESIAGVKPRDLLDDPQVADLLDREERGALQTGYGPAPRPAILAAPKMVTAALRRAGVPILAGTDAGNAGTQYGASLHHELAALVDAGLSPREALVAATSAPARAFGLGKRGRIAAGYKADLVLVEGNPLQDIGATRRIVEVWKDGESTAPIREAQRRHVAQENAAKGTQPLALPPDGRITLLKDGKLASPFGTGWFPSTDKFAGGVSTVSLDAQAAGEGGAAVAIDAHVKPGFAYPWAGAAFMPGDQPMLGADLSAAKVIRFRVRGDGRKYMLTLASTGMTIPRSVPFDTGAEWQEVAIPFSAFAGVDPAAVTMIGFNAGPQPGDYRFEIADVRLVDR